In Hyphomicrobiales bacterium, one genomic interval encodes:
- the flgA gene encoding flagellar basal body P-ring formation chaperone FlgA — protein sequence MKSPKVKLVACLMTVAAFAASSNINAASLKKNVTVYSTVVVAGDLFEGLDEYQDEPLFLAPDIGKSGKISAYRVAEEAHDIGIYELELNGIKSVTVNRPSIIVNSDEAKQQLRHYISDQMSEKIDFEITTSSIPTRVHTDPRAETALSINNFVFNKNDKRFQTTLSYSGHNGIRDVPVRGVLTEMASVITLTRDLGREDVITEGDLVVTRLPKEKVRASSLTSPSPAVGMATVRNLSQGSVLRNHDFAPPLLVRSNDPVAITYSVPGLLLTAQGRALSDGSKDAVVSIRNLQSNRVVRGRVTDIGEVLVVPRKPFFAANQQTSQTEVQ from the coding sequence TCTTTGAAAAAGAACGTCACCGTGTACTCAACTGTGGTTGTCGCCGGTGACCTCTTTGAGGGATTGGATGAATACCAAGATGAGCCACTATTTCTAGCGCCAGATATTGGAAAGTCCGGCAAGATAAGTGCTTATCGGGTGGCGGAAGAAGCACATGATATTGGCATCTATGAACTTGAGCTCAATGGCATCAAATCAGTCACCGTTAACCGCCCAAGCATCATCGTGAACAGCGATGAAGCAAAACAGCAATTACGGCATTATATTTCTGACCAGATGAGTGAAAAAATTGACTTTGAAATCACAACGTCATCAATTCCAACCAGAGTTCATACGGACCCTCGTGCAGAAACAGCACTTTCCATCAATAACTTTGTATTCAACAAAAACGACAAACGGTTTCAAACGACCCTGAGCTATTCCGGCCACAATGGAATACGGGATGTTCCCGTTCGTGGTGTCCTTACCGAGATGGCGAGTGTTATAACGCTCACCCGTGATCTGGGGCGGGAAGACGTCATAACGGAAGGTGACCTTGTTGTTACCCGCCTTCCAAAAGAAAAAGTACGCGCGAGCAGCCTAACCAGCCCCTCGCCTGCAGTTGGCATGGCGACAGTTCGCAATTTGTCACAAGGGTCAGTGTTACGGAACCATGACTTCGCCCCGCCTTTATTGGTGCGCTCGAATGATCCAGTTGCGATCACTTATTCCGTTCCTGGTCTGCTGCTAACAGCCCAAGGGCGCGCGCTTTCTGACGGTTCAAAAGACGCTGTCGTCTCAATTAGAAACTTACAATCCAATCGCGTTGTTAGAGGCCGCGTCACCGATATTGGTGAAGTGCTGGTCGTACCACGCAAACCATTTTTCGCTGCAAACCAGCAAACAAGCCAAACTGAGGTTCAGTAA
- the flgH gene encoding flagellar basal body L-ring protein FlgH, which yields MLRVLSKQTLLIASLLALPIGLAGCSSSSKVSEIGKPPALSNIGDPTASPGYKPVTLPMPAPEPAVYTANSLWRSNDQSFFRDGRARRVGDILTINVTIDDEAEFENTTDRTRTAGRGLGVGTGLLGSLFNLIPGIGDTSAVVSLNANTNTNGDGSIERSEELTTTIAAVIVQKLPNGNLVIEGKQEVRVNFEVRELIVAGIIRPDDIQPNNTIESTKIAQARISYGGRGHLTDVQQPGYGQQIVDIVAPF from the coding sequence ATGTTACGCGTTTTGTCAAAACAAACCCTCCTAATCGCTAGTTTACTCGCTTTACCCATCGGTCTAGCAGGATGCAGTTCATCCTCAAAAGTCAGCGAAATTGGGAAGCCCCCTGCTCTTTCAAATATCGGCGATCCAACAGCTTCCCCTGGGTACAAACCAGTGACGTTGCCAATGCCAGCGCCAGAACCTGCCGTTTATACCGCCAATTCACTTTGGCGTTCAAACGACCAATCTTTCTTCAGGGATGGTCGAGCGCGGCGCGTCGGGGATATTTTAACAATCAATGTCACCATTGATGATGAAGCCGAGTTTGAAAACACAACCGACCGCACACGCACAGCAGGACGCGGCCTTGGTGTGGGAACTGGCTTACTTGGTTCCTTGTTCAATCTCATTCCTGGTATCGGTGATACCAGCGCTGTGGTTAGCTTGAACGCGAATACCAACACCAATGGCGACGGATCAATTGAACGTTCCGAAGAGCTAACGACAACCATCGCGGCAGTGATCGTACAAAAATTACCAAACGGCAATTTGGTGATTGAAGGGAAACAAGAAGTTCGGGTTAATTTTGAGGTTCGCGAACTAATCGTCGCCGGCATCATCAGACCGGACGACATCCAACCTAACAATACCATCGAATCGACGAAAATCGCACAAGCGCGCATTTCATATGGCGGGCGCGGTCATCTAACCGATGTTCAACAACCTGGATACGGACAACAAATCGTCGATATTGTTGCGCCATTCTAA
- the dksA gene encoding RNA polymerase-binding protein DksA, with product MTTDAVGAYKPSEDEEFMNPLQLEYFRKKLVTWKNEILSESKETLINLQKESQNHPDVADRASSETDRSIELRARDRQRKLIAKIDSALARMDDGSYGYCEETGDPIGVGRLDARPIATLSLEAQERHEKREKVYRDD from the coding sequence ATGACCACGGACGCAGTAGGAGCTTACAAGCCGAGCGAAGATGAGGAGTTTATGAATCCTCTCCAACTCGAATACTTTAGAAAAAAGCTTGTAACTTGGAAGAATGAAATTTTAAGCGAGAGCAAAGAAACACTCATTAATCTCCAAAAAGAAAGCCAGAACCATCCAGACGTTGCTGATAGAGCTTCATCTGAGACAGATCGTTCTATTGAGCTGAGAGCGAGAGACCGTCAGCGTAAGTTGATTGCGAAGATCGATTCAGCATTGGCGCGCATGGATGATGGTTCTTATGGCTACTGCGAAGAAACAGGTGACCCAATTGGTGTTGGTCGTCTTGACGCACGTCCAATTGCAACCCTTTCATTGGAAGCTCAAGAGCGCCATGAAAAACGCGAAAAAGTCTATCGCGACGATTAA
- a CDS encoding flagellar assembly protein FliX, which produces MRIENSGPLAGIRGTKKSAKSGSSSSEFSVSEDEELQAAQNVSNANNITNLDALLSLQAVDDPLNSKKKSAERGFDLLDRLDEMRLGMLSGKLSPIQVTRLAQKVKNLGRTGDEKLDSILSDIDMRARVELAKIGVYDV; this is translated from the coding sequence ATGCGCATTGAAAACTCAGGCCCATTAGCGGGTATACGCGGCACGAAGAAGAGCGCGAAATCTGGATCGTCTTCCAGCGAATTTTCAGTATCAGAAGACGAAGAATTACAAGCAGCACAGAATGTATCGAACGCTAATAATATAACAAATTTAGATGCACTTTTATCGCTTCAAGCGGTAGATGACCCTTTGAATAGTAAGAAAAAATCCGCGGAACGTGGCTTTGATTTGCTTGATCGTCTGGATGAGATGCGGCTTGGAATGTTGAGCGGGAAATTATCACCTATTCAGGTGACAAGGTTGGCGCAGAAGGTCAAAAACCTTGGTCGTACCGGTGACGAGAAGCTTGATTCTATTCTTTCAGATATCGATATGCGGGCCCGTGTTGAACTTGCTAAAATTGGTGTTTATGACGTCTAA